The sequence below is a genomic window from Wyeomyia smithii strain HCP4-BCI-WySm-NY-G18 chromosome 1, ASM2978416v1, whole genome shotgun sequence.
atgcaacctcctcgcgggcttgattctcgacgccgcgttgcaagcccaaacgaagaaatatcctggcgtaacgattaaagaacggcctcagactccgtggtgggaccaagagtgctccgatgtctacacgcaaagatccgacgcgtttttggcctaccagaagggaggtaaacctggcgactatttacggtattcggagcttgataccaagcttaaaagcctggctaaagcaaagaaacgcggatattggcgtcggttcgtgaacgagacgtcgagggagacatcgatgagcactctttggaacacagcccgaagaatgcggaatcgcgtaacggtcaacgaaagcgaggagtcttcaagtcggtggatatttgattttgccaggaaagtatgtccggactctgttcctgagcaaaacattgttcgcgatgcgtctccgggccacgacgcgatagaatcaccttttacgatggcagaattttcagttgccctcctatcctgtaacaataatgcgcctgggttagatagaatcaaattcaacttgttgaagaatctacccggcaatgccaagaggcgcttgttgaacttgttcaataagttcctggagcaaaacattgtaccgcaggattggaggcaagtgaaggtaatcgccatccaaaaaccagggaaaccagcttctgatcacaactcatataggccgattgcaatgctatcctgtatccggaaattgatggaaaaaattatactccgtcgtttagaccattgggtcgaatcaaatggtctactatcagatactcaatttggctttcgccgcgccaaagggacgaatgattgtcttgcgttgctttcaacagatattcagctggcatatgctcgcaaagaacaaatggcgtctgcgttcttggacattaagggggcttttgattccgtttctattgacattctttcgggtaaacttcaccgacaaggattttctccaattttgaacaattttttgcacaatttgttgtccgaaaagcacatgcattttacgcacggcgaattggcaacttttcgcattagggctcatgtttaagcccccttctttacaacttttatgtaaatgacatcgacgaatgtctggcaaattcatgcacgataagacaacttgcagacgacagtgtaatctctgttacaggagccaaagctgccgattttcaaggaccattgcaagataccttggacaatttgtctgcttgggctttacagctaggtatcgaattctctccggagaagactgagatagtagttttttctaggaagcatgaacctgctctgcttcaaacacaattaatgggtagaACGATTTCTcgggttttggtacacaaatatcttggtgtctggttcgactctaaaggcacctggggttgtcacgtgaggtacctgaagaaaaaatgtcaacaaagagtgaatattcttcgtacaataaccggacaatggtggggagcccacccaggagacctcataaggctttaccaaacaacgatactgtctgttattgagtacgggtgtttctgcttccgctccgcagcaaacacacatttgatcaaactggagcgaatacaatatcgttgtttgcgtatcgccttgggttgcatgcaatcgacccatacgatgagtttggagatctcagctggagtactaccattgaaaaaccgcttctggaggctgtcttctcgtattctaatcaaatgtgaggtcttgaaccgtcccgtgattgaaaattttgaaaggttaatcgaacttaattctcaaacccgttttatgacattgtatttcaatcacatgtcccaaaatattaaccctccttcgaatattccaaatcgtgtcgacttatcaaatacttctgattctactgtgtttttcgatacatccatgatagaagaaactcgtggaatcccggatcatttacgcgtgcagcagatccctgaatttttttccaataaatatcgaaacatcaactgcgacaatatgtactacactgacggatcacttcttgatgggtccactggcttcggtatcttcaataacaatttaaccgtctcccattagctcgataatcctgcttctgtttacgtcgcagaattggctgcaattcagtacaccctagggattatcgaaaaaatgcccacggaccattatttcatctttacggacagtctcagttccattgaggctctccgatcgatgaaagatgttaagcactctccgtatttcctgggggaaatacgggaacatctgagtgctttatccgaaaaatctactcagattaccttagcgtgggtcccttctcactgctcgataccgggtaatgagaaagcggactctttggctaaggtgggcgcaacaaacggtgatatttatgaaagaccaattgcctttaatgaatttttcgcatttgtacgtcagaatacgatcatcagttggcaaaattcttggaccaagggggactgggaaggtggttacattccataatccccaaggtatcgacgaacccgtggttcaaggggttggatgtaggtcgggatttcatttgcgtgatgtcccggcttatgtccaatcactatagatttgacgcgcatctccgtcgtgttgggctcggggagagtggtatctgtgcctgtggtgaaggttatcacgacatagagcacgttgtttggtcatgccctgtacaccgtgacgccaggtctagattaatagctttcctgcaggccgaaggtaggcagccggctgttcctgttcgtgatgtcttggcgagccgtgacctatcctacatgtcccttatatacgttttccaaacgacaagaacacgttaagaccccggatccggaaacagcaatcagacccgcacgatactctcaaggcccgatggaaacaacccaatatgccagtccgtaatatcttggcccaacagcggaacaaatttaatatgctgcttacctatggcaatgaaaaccttcaaacagcaaacctgtgctttaaatgcaaaatattctagctttaagttagatttagtttcagctcgtagtcggcagcgaggataaaaaatttgctttaagttattaagatactttagaaagtaagctaccagatattgtgccgtatcaaataaactatagatgaagaaaaaaaaaatatgagccaatctcgagttataatatttttatgaaaaattaattacataattaaacaatattctcagttccacagagcggggggtattccaatcgacacaaaaattgggatttttccaaagtgacttTGAGCTTTGAGCAAATTCTTTGACGGTGGTGTCCAACTTTGTGTTTATTAGTAGTCACTTCGTATGAAATGACCCATATGCTTTTGAAAGTGGCACTTTTTCGTTACACTTTTTACAGCATGCCCCACGAAAGTAAGGAAAGCGCCCTAAAAATGTTCCATTCCATCCTGTAGGAAGCGAACATATGAGAAAACGTCAACTTGATAGCATAGGTTTTGAGATATTGGTTCATAAGTAACCTCCGTCTTCCGCTGATTTTATAAATGGTGACATTCCGTAATATTTGTAAATACAACGAATTACTTTTTCGCATTACTTTAATAAACAACGTGAGTACCGTAAACTtgagtgactttgatcactatacCTTCACTGACTTTGATCACtataatcttcactgattgtgtggatatatgttcgcattgctactattcatgcatttcctgctatttaaagagtgtttttcatgctaaaacattatttgaaaataaagtgtgtttttggcgatttttgttgcatacaaacaatcggttcgagcagattcaaaacaacaagttgcaatacgtaaagtgtttctattttgttcccagattagttcttaagatgaacaaatattataacaatacattttatttttttttttatgcaagtttttcctcgaaggcaatgttgagtcccaattttctccacagcgtattacatatttcttcttaacaaaaacccaagacgtgaagtaacatgcaaatttggacaatttcataagtcatattcctcgtggactagtttttgacgatttcagaccaccttctctctcagtgaataatcattcatatatattctaaaaattttgtatgaatcttggacattcaccattataaactgttcacgtagaatgtgaatggcccccaaattgctttccatatttttaaactcgtttaagtcgtttaaggctgttcaatttagtgaaagtagcaaagtgttactccaaattcatcaaaacaatgaagtgatcaaagtcaccccggaatgattattggtgtaaaatttttagagcatatttaaaacagcaaaattgtagctaaacttttgaagtagtgactgaatctttttcaatgcatgccagtacttattttaaaaatatcaaagaatattgttttcagtttattctgaaaatatttgagatacaatcaaataactgatcaaagtcaccccagttttcGGTAACATCAACATGAGTAAAATAAGTACCTACTAGCTTTCTTGACTAATTCTGGAATGCgtttttttagtttattcctTCTTAGATTTGTGCTCTTTTTTTGGAGCGGATCTTTTCTTGAAGTGTTTCCTGATCAATAGGTAATACCCAACAGCCACCAACAGGACAACTCCTACCATATCCAAACCATACACCGCAAACACACTCATATCATGAGCGGGGGAATGCAGATAGCTTAACCCTTCGTTTTCGATGACTTTTTCGATCCAAAAGATGGCGCGATCCAACGGGTGCTGGGGTTGACCCTTGAAATGGTACGATCGTTCCTTCATTTTTGTAGTAAAGCtgtaaaaaacaaaaagtcattaagaaaaattgttttaaatatcTAAAAAGATAATATAACCTCGGTTCGTCAAGAATGGTGCTGATTGCTTTACCAAGTTTTGTTTCGTCAATATCAAGCATCGGTAGAGCAACGCCAACTCCGGCTCTGACAAGCTTTTCAGCGTTGGAGAATTGATCAACAAACATGGGAAGTGCAACAACGGGAACTCCGTGCCAGGTGGCTTCCTGCAGGCTTAGTAATCCGCCATGGCTGATGAAAAGTTTTGTTCGCTTATTGGACAGAACTGTAGCCTGAGGAACCCATTTGAGCACAAGCAGATTCGGTGGCGGCACGCCAAGCTTCTCCGGTTGGTCATGCTTCCAGATAAATCCATAATTGGGCATGCTGCGGAACACGTTGAAGATAGCTTGATTGATACGTTCACCAAGCATTTCGCTGCCTATGTTGGTTCCAAAACTGAGCAGGATTACGCCCTTATTGGCACGTGCTATGAATTGGTTGATTATAGGTGGACTGTTTTCTTTGCGGGATACATGAAGCCCTCCCACGGGTATTACGTTGGGTGGTAACGCCTGATAGTAGTCCATGCTAAAATCGGCATTCACCAGCACAACGTCGGATTGTCTTTCAATTATCGTGGCGGACGTTGCTTCTTTTCCAAAGAGCCGCTTGATGCGGCGATTTTCGTTGGCCATATAAACTCGGTTGCGCATGAATATGTCCACCGTCCAATACAGAGTATTTTTAACTCGTTCGAGGAAGCTCATCTTAGAATCAAAACATGAAGCGTAGTGTGGCATATAAGTTGTTCGTAGAGGGGTATCAGCCATGGTTGTTACGTGGGGTGGAATGTTAAAGGCCGTAACTGAAACCAACGGAGGATTGCCGAAGTATTCCACAAACCCCAGCAGAAACTGTCCCATCGTTAAATCGTGGATGATCAAATCAAACTTGAATGTTTTTGGGTAAGCCAGCAGCTGCTGAACGGCATCATCTTTTTCCAAAATTCGACTACTGATTCCGTAGTATTCATACATCATCATGATGTTTTTGAAAGGGTTGCGAAGGTCCACGTTATCCCATCCGTCTTTGTACTCAGCCATCACACGTTCCATGAAGTGTTCAACTACCAGAAAAGTCTTACCAGGAACCGATGTTTCTTCCTCGAAGGAAAGAATTGTGAGGTTATGTCCATTGTCGTACAGACGATCGAAGATTTGTTTGTTCCAAATGTGGTGACTTTTGGACGCAAGCGTTTGCAGAAAAAGAATATTCTCCGTCGACACTATTTGAAGCGAAACCGATAGAGCAGCTAgaagtgaaataaatttcaatttcatcctCACTACCGTCGAGCAAAGTGAATACTGTTTACGTAACCTCCGCATGCGGGTTCAACAGTTATCTTCGACCAACCAAAACGATAAGAACTTGCTGGGCTTATCATTGAGAGAACTGAATGCGCGGATAAGAATTTGATTGGTTAAGATATAGTTATGTACACGTTTCCATTTGTTTATGCTTTACTTGTATTTATGTTTCACCAGATTCTATATTAAATATGTGAACATTGTTAACGTCAAAATAACTTAAACACATATCGGCAACGATTTCGATGGTCCGGGCGGTAGCCTTCTGGGCAAACTATTTTCTTCGGTTGGCTCACGGGAAAATGCATTAAATTCGCTCTACGGCTAAAGATTGCTGGGGAGAAACTTGCTGCCGGCTCCGTACTCGGTTCAATGCAGTTGAGCGAATGGAAACAGAGCTCCCGGCAGAGCAGCAGGGACTTGGATGCGTCACAGCAGGAATACTTCCATTCACAGTGGTCTTGTACGGTTGTTTTTAAATCCAACTCTGGCTGCTCGTCGATGTCATACGACAGGAGACCGCTAATTACCGTGATTAGTACAACGAAAACAGAACATGCAATCTTCATAGTGGTTTGCGGTAGGACTGAGCCGTTGAACTGATAATCGTCGTCGTCGGCTTCAATAGCCTAACGTTGTCAATGTTAATGTTGTTGCTTTGTATAAATAAACTGTGCGTTATCGCTAAGAAAACCAGGACGAcatgtatgtttcattcaaacaacgatCAATTGTCTTGATGCTGTCTCACATTCTTCTCTTTACGGGACGTAACGTTCTAGAAATTAAATTTCTGTCGCATCTCATGAAACATTTCATGTAAGAGTTTGGACTTTGAATTGTGAATTGTGTACTTTATACGACACAGCGTAAATGGATTTTCGATTTGTTTTGTGATTGAAGAATCATACTCTCCATGAAGAAATTACTTCTTATAAATATGTCTACATTTAAATTGAAGTGAAAGCTGGTGTGGTAGTAAAATAAGCGAAATAAAACAACTacaatttttgttgttgtaggTCACTTGACTTAAAGCAACTTTGTAGAATACGACCTTCTTGTAGTTCTTGAATTGGCTGAAGTAGAGCAATTTTTTTTGTGACAAAGTTAAGTTCGGAtgacttttaaaattttaaaagacgCAGCTTTTGTTAATTCCGGCTGGGGGCTTCTTTTTACAGTTTGAAATATCGATAGAATTCTATATAAAAATGCATTCTTACCGAATTACTGATCTAAGTtaatatatttttgcctttctcagaaattaaatgcaaatgaaaggtctagttgccgcataagaccctattaaccctctagtgcccaaattaatttctagacaggcttcggtaaaatcactatgaatcattataaacacttttaatgtatttattgaagctttttagaggtttgactgaagcccgccaataggcggcattgggcactagagggttaaatttcAGTGTGATCGCatttttagtttagaagttatgtatcaaagtgtaaaaatcatgaaacatcattatctcgaaaactataataccgatttgaacaaaattggttttaaatgaacgggctacctgaaatacccttaacttttgaattttatgaagattaaacttgtgattcaaaagttataaatagatacgtgtttttttttcacaacatttatttgacacggcacaatacaaattaatgttttacggagccaatttaatctaatgccttatggtctaaaatatcttataagctaaagacaaattttgtatcctcgctgccgactacgagctgatactaaatctaatactaaaactaacatggtttttttatccgagattcgtttcgctgttaaattggcactttGATGCtattcaagtagctataaacatgtagcatgtatggcaagtttcgctgagcgaggatatcacgaactggcacatagggctgttttcctcgggccctgagggtatccaaaagtagagatctggcgccgcggaattcagcacacacccaaaccacgtgttcaatgtcttggtaccccaatccacaaacgcaatgattgctgctcgccagcccaatacgcaggagatgtgcgtctaacacgtagtggttggacataatccgagacatcatgcgaatggaatctcgtcctacatccaacccccgaaaccaaggtttggtggaaaccttggggatgatgctgtgtagccacctccccagttctcccttatcccacgaggcctgccagttgataagtgtatcctgacgtgaaaattttaaaaattcattgtaggcaataggtctgttgtaaatatcaccgtttgttgcacccaccttggccaaagtgtccgctttctcattgcccggaatggaacaatgagaagggacccacactaaggtaatctgagaagatttttcggataaagcactcagatgttcccgtattttccccaggaaatacggagagtgctttgcatttttcatcgatcagagagcctcaatagaactgagactgtccgtaaaaatgaagtaatggtccgtgggcattttttcaataatccctaaggtatactgaattgcagccaattctgcgacgtaaacagaagcaggattatcgagcttgtaggaggcggtaaaattattgttgaagataccgaaaccagtggacccgttgagaagtgatccatcagtataaaacgcattgtcgcagttgatgtttttaaatttgttataaaatattttagagatctgctgcacgcgtaaatgatccgggattccacgagttgcaagttgtcttatcgtgcataaaattgccagacatgcgtcaatgtcattcacataaaaattgtaaagaaaggGGCTTaggcatgagccctggggaagacccatgtagctaatacgaaaagttgccaaatcgccatgcgtaaaatgcatatgcttttcggacaacaaattatgcaaaaaattgtttaaaattggtgataatccttgtcggtgaagtttgcccgaaagaatgtcaatagaaacggaatcaaaagcccccttaatgtccaagaacacagatgccatttgttctttgcgagcataggctagctgaatatctgtggaaagcaacgcaagactatcattcgtccctttggcgcggcggaagccaaattgagtatctgatagtagaccatttgattcgacccaatggtctaaacgacggagtatcattttctccatcaatttccggatacaggatagcattgcaatcggcctatatgagttgtgatcagaagctggttttcccggtttttggatggcgatcaccttcacttgcctccaatcctgcggtacaatgttttgctccaggaacttattgaacaagttcaacaagcgcctcttggcattgccgggtagattcttcaacaagttgaatttgtttctatctaacccaggcgcgttattgttacaggacagggaagcaactgaaaattctgccatcgtataaggtgattctatcgcgtcgtggcccggagacgtatcgcgaacaatgttttgcacagctttcgctttcgttgaccgttatacgatttcgcaaagagtgctcattgatgtctccttcgacgtttcgtttacgaaccgacgccaatatccgcgtttctttgctcggaccaagcttttaaacttggtttcaagctccgaataccgctTAAAGTATGCGGGTTCACGTTTCATccgaaagaaggccttaaacgcgtcggatttttccgtgtagacatcagagcactctttgtcccaccacggagtgggaggccgttctttgatcgtcacgccgggatatttcttcgtttgggcttgcaacgcggcgtcgagaatcaagcccgcgaggaggttgtattcttcaagtgatgggtgatgttgaatcgactcgacagcttctgaaatcatttcctcgtataacttccaatcgatattccgtgtgaggtcatacgggatatcaactgatcgcgtgcgagttgaaccattatcaattgaaatttggataggcaaatgatcgctaccgtggggatcaaggactaccttccatatgcaatccaaccgtagcgatgttgaacataaagataaatctaaagcactggggcgcgctggaggtttcggaacgcgtgtcatgtccccgttgtttaatattgtcatatcgaagtcgtcgcagaggttatagatcaaagaggagcggttatcattgtaaggggaaccccaagccacgccgtgagagttgaaatctcccaaaatcaaacgtggtgagggaagaagttccattaaatcaaagagcagccgttaatacgatagaaagaatagcacttcttaatccctagaagtactcctccgtgaGGTGTGTCTCGgtcaaggcgaattatattaaaatcatggaagttgaggtCTACATtagaagtgagccaagtttcacagagggaaaatgcatcgcatttatgcttattaatcaacactttgaatgaatcaattttggggatgatacttctacaattctactgtaaaatagagatagaatccttcatctcagccgatgaattagccatcgaaggatacgatcgctgcaaggaggggccatttagcagtcaactgcttcaaaaacgttttaactgttggtagaaatgccagcagaagacttttaagaggatcagttatgttgaaattttcaaaaatccagtccacaatatctgaaaacttcagcagtccagattctggctgaatcttggacgaaaaagaaggaacagttgggttttttgatgttcctggaagtgccggaaactcctttcttgaattcagttttgccaatcccggaggagtttgcttcggattttctacagcacttttttgtttcttagcatcagtcacttcagatggagaccttctctgtcccttCCTAGGAAGTCTAGGAGAAGagagtttttttctctttctagacttcccgggttcaacaaaagaaggttccccaactgaatcgtcagaatcagactcatcggatgacaagacctcgaagagaatcggggaaaccagtttggtggcagcggcctctttaagcatttctgcgaaagtgcgcttagagcgctctttcagagaccgcttcatcttctcttggcgctgtttgtacgcgtgacatgcagacagctcatgcggagtctgcccacaatagaggcactttttagcacccttattacaggcgtcatccgcatgttgctctccgcacttgccacaacgtgctttattgccacagtgggaggccgtatggcccaactgtttgcacttgaggcaattcattacccgcggtacgaacaagcgcacgggcagacacaccttgtccacgagcacatagctcggcagagcagacccggcgaaagtcacgcgaaaagagtctgaaggggtgtaagtttttacacccttgtcgagcgatactgaatgtaattgcttacattcaagtatcttggcaggttcaaggctagaacccttgaaaaggccttttccagcctgcaacaggtcctcgacagtcagactcgattcgctgaccacaccgtcaatctcaactacgcgagctggaatgtacacgtggtactcccgcgtgaagagctcacaagcagcaatctcgtttgcttgcttgaggtcggacaccaaaacacgcagcttattcgggcgtactttagTAATTTCAGtaacggctgtaaaccgtgccagatctttacagatttgcattgtgttcaatgctttcactttaggccggaaaaatacagccccaataccagctttgccctccggatactgcttaagccgatgggtagcttcctgcggggctccatttttaacccttggaactttgtatccgggagggctgGGCGGTGGAACGAGCGGGTGTTCATCCCCGCTTTAGGTCATGCCACCaccgtcgtccatgttggacgcgtgagccacacacgcaaaatgccaatcagtaaataatattgtaggaaaaaaccaaaaaaaactacttagcttatgcagccgctctccttcgcaatcagcgcacgggcgatgtcAATCTCTGCTTGCTGCTTCCTtccttggttgtccgatcgaccAATGCAGCCAAACGGCCGTGCGCCGGCTACCGAATTTCTTCTGGCAGCGACACAACGCACGGGCTATTGTtgacttcttcttctttttgctgtcttcaacagcgacgacggcaacgagcagcagagcacaatgcacggtgaccttgtgGGCGGattactggtcggcactatcgagatcgaaaaaaaattgcgaccgaacacgacgagagcacaactcggaatgagaaacgtgttttaaagactgtttaatctcactcatgtttctcagagatggctggaccgattttcataaaatcagtgtcaaatggaacgtctagttgcctcataagaccctatagatttgttttacaatcggactattactttgcctgttatatttaaaaatgtgaaatccagctacgaaaaggaacatattccgaagactacttggactcactcact
It includes:
- the LOC129719031 gene encoding UDP-glycosyltransferase UGT5-like isoform X5; protein product: MRRLPALSVSLQIVSTENILFLQTLASKSHHIWNKQIFDRLYDNGHNLTILSFEEETSVPGKTFLVVEHFMERVMAEYKDGWDNVDLRNPFKNIMMMYEYYGISSRILEKDDAVQQLLAYPKTFKFDLIIHDLTMGQFLLGFVEYFGNPPLVSVTAFNIPPHVTTMADTPLRTTYMPHYASCFDSKMSFLERVKNTLYWTVDIFMRNRVYMANENRRIKRLFGKEATSATIIERQSDVVLVNADFSMDYYQALPPNVIPVGGLHVSRKENSPPIINQFIARANKGVILLSFGTNIGSEMLGERINQAIFNVFRSMPNYGFIWKHDQPEKLGVPPPNLLVLKWVPQATVLSNKRTKLFISHGGLLSLQEATWHGVPVVALPMFVDQFSNAEKLVRAGVGVALPMLDIDETKLGKAISTILDEPSFTTKMKERSYHFKGQPQHPLDRAIFWIEKVIENEGLSYLHSPAHDMSVFAVYGLDMVGVVLLVAVGYYLLIRKHFKKRSAPKKEHKSKKE
- the LOC129719031 gene encoding UDP-glycosyltransferase UGT5-like isoform X1; amino-acid sequence: MISPASSYRFGWSKITVEPACGGYVNTALSVSLQIVSTENILFLQTLASKSHHIWNKQIFDRLYDNGHNLTILSFEEETSVPGKTFLVVEHFMERVMAEYKDGWDNVDLRNPFKNIMMMYEYYGISSRILEKDDAVQQLLAYPKTFKFDLIIHDLTMGQFLLGFVEYFGNPPLVSVTAFNIPPHVTTMADTPLRTTYMPHYASCFDSKMSFLERVKNTLYWTVDIFMRNRVYMANENRRIKRLFGKEATSATIIERQSDVVLVNADFSMDYYQALPPNVIPVGGLHVSRKENSPPIINQFIARANKGVILLSFGTNIGSEMLGERINQAIFNVFRSMPNYGFIWKHDQPEKLGVPPPNLLVLKWVPQATVLSNKRTKLFISHGGLLSLQEATWHGVPVVALPMFVDQFSNAEKLVRAGVGVALPMLDIDETKLGKAISTILDEPSFTTKMKERSYHFKGQPQHPLDRAIFWIEKVIENEGLSYLHSPAHDMSVFAVYGLDMVGVVLLVAVGYYLLIRKHFKKRSAPKKEHKSKKE
- the LOC129719031 gene encoding UDP-glycosyltransferase UGT5-like isoform X3; protein product: MISPASSYRFGWSKITVEPACGAALSVSLQIVSTENILFLQTLASKSHHIWNKQIFDRLYDNGHNLTILSFEEETSVPGKTFLVVEHFMERVMAEYKDGWDNVDLRNPFKNIMMMYEYYGISSRILEKDDAVQQLLAYPKTFKFDLIIHDLTMGQFLLGFVEYFGNPPLVSVTAFNIPPHVTTMADTPLRTTYMPHYASCFDSKMSFLERVKNTLYWTVDIFMRNRVYMANENRRIKRLFGKEATSATIIERQSDVVLVNADFSMDYYQALPPNVIPVGGLHVSRKENSPPIINQFIARANKGVILLSFGTNIGSEMLGERINQAIFNVFRSMPNYGFIWKHDQPEKLGVPPPNLLVLKWVPQATVLSNKRTKLFISHGGLLSLQEATWHGVPVVALPMFVDQFSNAEKLVRAGVGVALPMLDIDETKLGKAISTILDEPSFTTKMKERSYHFKGQPQHPLDRAIFWIEKVIENEGLSYLHSPAHDMSVFAVYGLDMVGVVLLVAVGYYLLIRKHFKKRSAPKKEHKSKKE
- the LOC129719031 gene encoding UDP-glycosyltransferase UGT5-like isoform X4, giving the protein MISPASSYRFAALSVSLQIVSTENILFLQTLASKSHHIWNKQIFDRLYDNGHNLTILSFEEETSVPGKTFLVVEHFMERVMAEYKDGWDNVDLRNPFKNIMMMYEYYGISSRILEKDDAVQQLLAYPKTFKFDLIIHDLTMGQFLLGFVEYFGNPPLVSVTAFNIPPHVTTMADTPLRTTYMPHYASCFDSKMSFLERVKNTLYWTVDIFMRNRVYMANENRRIKRLFGKEATSATIIERQSDVVLVNADFSMDYYQALPPNVIPVGGLHVSRKENSPPIINQFIARANKGVILLSFGTNIGSEMLGERINQAIFNVFRSMPNYGFIWKHDQPEKLGVPPPNLLVLKWVPQATVLSNKRTKLFISHGGLLSLQEATWHGVPVVALPMFVDQFSNAEKLVRAGVGVALPMLDIDETKLGKAISTILDEPSFTTKMKERSYHFKGQPQHPLDRAIFWIEKVIENEGLSYLHSPAHDMSVFAVYGLDMVGVVLLVAVGYYLLIRKHFKKRSAPKKEHKSKKE
- the LOC129719031 gene encoding UDP-glycosyltransferase UGT5-like isoform X2 — its product is MRRLRKQYSLCSTVVRMKLKFISLLAALSVSLQIVSTENILFLQTLASKSHHIWNKQIFDRLYDNGHNLTILSFEEETSVPGKTFLVVEHFMERVMAEYKDGWDNVDLRNPFKNIMMMYEYYGISSRILEKDDAVQQLLAYPKTFKFDLIIHDLTMGQFLLGFVEYFGNPPLVSVTAFNIPPHVTTMADTPLRTTYMPHYASCFDSKMSFLERVKNTLYWTVDIFMRNRVYMANENRRIKRLFGKEATSATIIERQSDVVLVNADFSMDYYQALPPNVIPVGGLHVSRKENSPPIINQFIARANKGVILLSFGTNIGSEMLGERINQAIFNVFRSMPNYGFIWKHDQPEKLGVPPPNLLVLKWVPQATVLSNKRTKLFISHGGLLSLQEATWHGVPVVALPMFVDQFSNAEKLVRAGVGVALPMLDIDETKLGKAISTILDEPSFTTKMKERSYHFKGQPQHPLDRAIFWIEKVIENEGLSYLHSPAHDMSVFAVYGLDMVGVVLLVAVGYYLLIRKHFKKRSAPKKEHKSKKE